A genomic window from Pseudomonas leptonychotis includes:
- a CDS encoding DUF3047 domain-containing protein: protein MRALVLGLILAAPLAQAENLLTPWTAGPPSGEWSTPWKLADIPKLKPSERSLVELDGQSVLRIKADAAAGGLVHPLSLSGDQAWQLNWQWRTEQKLDKARFATREGDDYAARVYVLLDYPLDSLSFVTRQKLRLARTFFDPDLPAATLSYVWDNREAPGTHARSAYTETVEMHVLRGPDAPLGEWLEESRDLRADATAAFGSAPRKILGVVFAADSDNTGESVTSYFATPQLRHAP from the coding sequence ATGCGCGCCTTAGTGCTGGGCCTCATCCTCGCCGCTCCGCTGGCCCAGGCGGAGAACCTACTCACGCCCTGGACTGCCGGGCCGCCGAGTGGTGAATGGTCGACGCCGTGGAAGCTGGCAGACATTCCCAAACTCAAACCCTCTGAACGCTCGCTGGTCGAGCTGGATGGCCAATCTGTGCTGCGCATCAAGGCCGATGCCGCCGCTGGCGGACTGGTGCATCCATTGAGTTTGTCCGGTGATCAAGCCTGGCAACTGAATTGGCAGTGGCGCACTGAGCAAAAACTGGACAAGGCCCGCTTCGCCACCCGCGAGGGCGATGACTACGCCGCGCGGGTCTATGTGCTGCTCGACTATCCACTGGACTCGCTGAGCTTCGTCACCCGGCAGAAGCTACGCCTGGCACGCACCTTCTTCGACCCCGATCTGCCGGCCGCGACCTTGAGCTACGTCTGGGATAACCGCGAAGCACCCGGCACCCATGCCCGCAGCGCCTACACCGAAACGGTAGAGATGCACGTGCTGCGCGGCCCGGATGCGCCACTGGGCGAATGGCTGGAGGAGTCGCGTGATCTGCGCGCCGATGCCACCGCCGCCTTCGGCAGCGCGCCGCGCAAGATTCTCGGTGTGGTGTTCGCGGCCGACAGCGACAACACCGGCGAAAGCGTGACCAGTTATTTCGCCACGCCGCAATTACGCCACGCACCCTGA
- a CDS encoding FAD-dependent oxidoreductase, with protein MNARKLALMGVILALLGSFFIFDVGQYLNLDALKTQQDALNAQVSAQPWLAAGVFFLAYVAVTALSLPGAALMTLLAGALFGLLEGFVLVSFASTAGATLAMLSSRFLLRDWVQTRFGQRLAKIDAGIEREGPFYLFALRLVPAFPFFLINLAMGLTRLPVRTYWWVSQLGMLPGTLVFVNAGRELGQLESLSGILSPGLLGAFVLLGVFPLIARKLLGLIQARRVYAGWDKPKNFDRNLVVIGAGAGGLVSSYIAAAVKAKVSLIEKHQMGGDCLNTGCVPSKALLRSAKLANELKKGEALGFTGVQGQVDFPAVMERIQRVIADIEPHDSVERYTGLGVEVIQGEAKILTPWTVEVNGQTLSSRNLIIAAGARPFVPDIPGLEQIRAYTSDSIWTLREQPRWLLVLGGGPIGCELAQAFQRLGSQVIQVERGGRLLPREDANASEAVMASLRADGVDLRLQHQAERFEVVDGEPRMIARNLETDEPVTIAFDCLLLALGRKANVSGYGAEELGLTLRDNGTLETDEYLATRFPNIFAVGDVTGPYQFTHVAAHQAWYAAVNALFSGFKRFKADYRVIPHCTFTDPEVARVGLSEGEAQAQNTAYEVTRYGIDDLDRAIADEAAHGYVQVLTEPGKDRILGVTIVGEHAGELLTEYVLAMKYNMGLNKILGTIHSYPTMSEANKYAAGEWKRAHAPQGLLRWVERFHTWRRS; from the coding sequence ATGAACGCTCGCAAACTCGCCCTAATGGGCGTGATTCTCGCCTTGCTAGGCAGCTTCTTTATTTTCGATGTTGGCCAATACCTCAACCTCGATGCCCTGAAGACCCAGCAGGACGCCCTCAACGCCCAGGTCAGCGCTCAACCGTGGCTGGCCGCTGGGGTGTTCTTCCTCGCCTATGTTGCGGTCACAGCGCTTTCGCTGCCTGGCGCGGCGCTAATGACCCTGCTGGCTGGCGCACTGTTCGGCCTGCTTGAAGGCTTTGTGCTGGTGTCATTCGCGTCTACCGCCGGGGCGACTTTAGCCATGCTCAGCAGTCGTTTTCTGCTGCGTGACTGGGTGCAAACACGCTTTGGTCAGCGGCTGGCCAAGATCGACGCCGGCATCGAACGCGAAGGTCCTTTCTACCTGTTCGCCCTGCGCCTAGTGCCGGCTTTCCCATTCTTCCTGATCAACCTGGCCATGGGCCTGACCCGGCTGCCGGTGCGCACCTACTGGTGGGTCAGCCAGCTCGGCATGCTGCCGGGCACCTTAGTGTTCGTGAACGCCGGCCGTGAGCTGGGCCAGCTGGAGTCGCTGAGCGGCATCCTCTCGCCTGGCTTGCTCGGCGCCTTTGTCTTGCTCGGTGTATTCCCGCTGATCGCACGCAAGTTGCTCGGCCTGATTCAGGCGCGTCGGGTGTATGCCGGCTGGGACAAACCGAAAAACTTCGACCGTAACCTGGTGGTGATTGGTGCCGGCGCCGGCGGGCTGGTCAGCTCGTATATCGCCGCGGCGGTAAAAGCCAAGGTCAGCCTGATCGAAAAACACCAAATGGGCGGCGACTGCCTGAACACCGGCTGCGTGCCCTCCAAAGCGCTACTGCGCTCGGCCAAACTGGCCAACGAGCTGAAAAAAGGCGAGGCCCTGGGCTTCACCGGCGTGCAAGGGCAAGTGGATTTCCCGGCCGTAATGGAACGCATCCAGCGGGTGATCGCCGACATCGAGCCGCATGACTCGGTGGAGCGCTACACCGGTCTGGGCGTCGAGGTGATCCAGGGTGAGGCGAAAATCCTCACGCCTTGGACGGTTGAGGTCAACGGACAAACATTGAGTAGCCGCAACCTAATCATCGCCGCCGGCGCACGGCCGTTTGTGCCGGATATTCCGGGGCTCGAGCAAATCCGCGCCTACACCTCCGACAGCATCTGGACCCTGCGTGAGCAACCGCGCTGGCTGCTGGTGCTCGGCGGCGGGCCGATTGGTTGCGAGCTGGCGCAAGCCTTTCAGCGCCTCGGCAGCCAGGTGATTCAAGTGGAGCGCGGCGGCCGTCTGCTGCCCCGTGAGGATGCCAATGCCAGCGAAGCAGTCATGGCCAGCCTGCGTGCCGACGGCGTCGACTTGCGCCTGCAACATCAGGCCGAGCGTTTTGAGGTGGTCGACGGTGAACCGCGGATGATTGCCCGCAACCTGGAAACCGACGAGCCAGTCACCATCGCCTTCGACTGCCTGCTGTTGGCCCTCGGTCGTAAAGCCAATGTCAGCGGCTACGGCGCCGAGGAACTGGGCCTGACGCTGCGTGATAATGGCACCCTGGAAACCGACGAATACCTGGCCACGCGCTTCCCCAATATTTTTGCGGTGGGCGACGTCACCGGGCCGTATCAGTTCACCCACGTGGCCGCGCACCAAGCCTGGTACGCCGCCGTCAACGCGCTGTTTTCCGGGTTCAAACGCTTCAAAGCCGATTACCGGGTGATTCCGCACTGCACCTTCACCGACCCAGAAGTGGCACGTGTTGGCCTCAGCGAAGGCGAAGCCCAGGCGCAAAACACCGCTTATGAAGTCACCCGCTACGGCATTGACGACCTCGACCGCGCCATCGCCGATGAAGCCGCCCATGGTTATGTGCAGGTACTCACCGAGCCCGGCAAGGACCGCATTCTCGGGGTGACCATCGTCGGCGAGCACGCCGGTGAGCTGCTCACCGAATACGTGCTGGCCATGAAGTACAACATGGGCCTGAACAAGATTCTCGGCACCATCCACAGCTACCCGACCATGAGTGAGGCGAACAAGTACGCCGCCGGCGAATGGAAGCGAGCGCATGCCCCACAGGGCCTACTGCGCTGGGTTGAGCGCTTCCACACTTGGCGGCGCAGCTGA
- a CDS encoding sodium:solute symporter family transporter, with protein sequence MSSTVGLFFWGFLLVYGVLMVALSPRAVTLGGFFNGEDNQGRSAAPWLLTSSIFISWIFAKSVTNAANLGASYGLIGGLAYAMYWLSIPLTGFVIYRLRRRYAATGLVSFLSSHYGRGAALAFSAAILIRLFNEVWSNTAVVGGYYGDAGSLEFIGAALLFTAVTLAYSLRGGLRSSILTDAAQAAIFIVALIWVLGLVLPQHSPSELASTSHWALNAGVDLLLVAGLQAFSYGFHDPVLTDRGFISEEKTMRRSFVIAGVLGFFAILAFSLIGVHAQLTGLAASDNVPAALAKTMGIGALMVMTVVMVSAAGSTLDSTFSSLAKLAGRELPKLAGRDLGQKAIGVGMAVMVVFALLGNLPMIAGTDILKATTISGTMVIGLAPVFILHGLTTPTRMGFHLSFWTGLGLGVALTLGWIPQSWAIGDGKYALLLGTNLYGLGLCVLGYLIPGWFNTHQRGAA encoded by the coding sequence ATGAGCAGCACTGTCGGGCTGTTTTTCTGGGGATTTCTGCTGGTGTATGGCGTGCTAATGGTGGCCCTGTCACCCCGCGCCGTAACCCTCGGCGGCTTCTTCAACGGTGAAGACAATCAGGGCCGCAGCGCTGCGCCCTGGTTGCTGACCTCGAGCATTTTTATCAGCTGGATCTTCGCCAAATCGGTGACCAACGCCGCCAACCTGGGCGCCAGCTACGGCCTGATCGGCGGCTTGGCCTATGCCATGTACTGGCTGTCGATTCCGCTCACCGGCTTCGTTATCTACCGCCTACGTCGTCGCTATGCGGCTACCGGACTGGTGAGCTTTCTCAGCAGCCATTACGGCCGTGGCGCGGCGTTGGCATTTTCCGCCGCCATCCTGATTCGCCTGTTCAACGAGGTGTGGAGCAACACGGCGGTGGTCGGCGGCTATTACGGTGACGCCGGCAGCCTCGAATTTATTGGCGCGGCCCTGTTGTTTACCGCCGTGACCCTGGCCTACAGCCTGCGCGGCGGCCTGCGCAGCTCGATCCTCACCGATGCGGCGCAGGCGGCAATCTTTATCGTCGCGCTGATCTGGGTACTCGGTTTGGTACTGCCGCAGCATTCGCCTAGCGAACTGGCCAGCACCAGCCACTGGGCGCTGAATGCCGGCGTCGACCTGCTGCTGGTGGCCGGCCTGCAAGCCTTCAGTTATGGCTTCCATGACCCGGTACTGACCGATCGCGGCTTTATCAGCGAAGAGAAAACCATGCGCCGCTCGTTCGTGATTGCCGGCGTGCTGGGCTTCTTCGCCATCCTCGCGTTCAGCCTGATCGGCGTACATGCGCAACTCACTGGTTTAGCAGCCTCGGACAACGTACCCGCTGCACTGGCCAAGACCATGGGCATCGGCGCGTTGATGGTGATGACCGTGGTGATGGTCTCCGCTGCGGGTTCGACGCTGGACTCAACCTTCTCCAGCCTGGCCAAGCTGGCCGGCCGCGAGCTGCCCAAGCTGGCCGGGCGCGACTTGGGCCAGAAGGCTATCGGCGTCGGCATGGCCGTCATGGTGGTCTTCGCCTTGCTCGGCAATCTGCCGATGATTGCGGGCACCGACATTCTCAAGGCCACCACCATCAGCGGCACCATGGTCATCGGTCTGGCTCCGGTGTTTATCCTGCATGGTCTGACCACGCCCACCCGCATGGGCTTCCATCTGAGTTTCTGGACTGGCCTGGGCTTGGGCGTTGCCCTGACGCTGGGTTGGATCCCGCAGAGCTGGGCCATCGGTGACGGCAAATATGCCCTGCTGCTCGGCACCAACCTGTATGGCCTGGGGCTGTGTGTACTGGGCTATCTGATCCCCGGCTGGTTTAACACTCACCAGCGAGGAGCCGCCTGA
- the arsS gene encoding arsenosugar biosynthesis radical SAM (seleno)protein ArsS (Some members of this family are selenoproteins.), with product MLPLLDQLAFPAIRRGPLEALQINLTYRCNQRCLHCHVNAGPTRTEEMTDESLALLHQVIDAHPVQTLDLTGGAPEMHPRFREIVLHARREGLRVIDRCNLTILSEPGYEDLAQFLAEQGVEVSASLPCYSRDNVDKQRGDGVFEASINGLQQLNALGYGQPGSGLILNLVYNPQGASLPPPQVALEADYKQHLAEDFGIVFNHLLTITNQPIARFGSTLVSKGQFNGYMQLLRDSYRPENLDSLMCRSLVSVDWQGYLYDCDFNQMLELPLPLQGQLIGRERAHLRDLLGATLDGNPIITRDHCYACTAGQGSSCGGALNE from the coding sequence ATGCTGCCATTGCTCGACCAACTGGCCTTTCCGGCAATCCGCCGGGGCCCGCTGGAAGCGCTGCAGATCAACCTGACCTACCGCTGCAACCAGCGCTGCCTGCATTGCCACGTAAATGCCGGGCCCACCCGCACCGAAGAGATGACCGACGAAAGCCTGGCACTGCTGCATCAAGTGATTGATGCGCACCCGGTGCAGACCCTCGACCTCACCGGCGGCGCGCCGGAAATGCACCCACGCTTTCGCGAGATCGTGCTGCACGCACGCCGTGAAGGCCTGCGGGTGATCGATCGTTGCAACCTGACCATCCTCAGCGAGCCCGGTTACGAAGATCTGGCCCAGTTCCTCGCCGAGCAGGGCGTGGAAGTCAGTGCCTCCTTGCCGTGCTACTCACGCGATAACGTCGATAAGCAACGCGGCGATGGTGTGTTCGAGGCCAGCATCAACGGCCTGCAACAGCTCAACGCCCTCGGTTACGGTCAACCCGGCAGCGGCCTGATTCTCAACCTAGTGTACAACCCGCAAGGTGCCAGCCTGCCGCCCCCGCAAGTCGCATTGGAAGCGGACTACAAACAGCACCTGGCTGAAGATTTCGGCATCGTCTTCAACCACCTGCTGACCATCACCAATCAGCCGATTGCACGCTTTGGCAGCACCTTGGTCAGCAAGGGCCAGTTCAACGGCTATATGCAGCTGCTGCGCGACAGCTATCGCCCGGAAAACCTCGACTCACTAATGTGCCGTTCGCTGGTCAGCGTTGACTGGCAGGGCTATCTGTACGACTGCGACTTCAACCAGATGCTTGAGCTACCGTTGCCCCTACAGGGCCAGTTGATTGGCCGCGAGCGCGCGCACTTGCGCGACCTGCTCGGCGCCACCCTCGATGGCAACCCCATCATTACCCGAGACCATTGCTACGCCTGCACCGCCGGGCAGGGCTCCAGCTGCGGCGGCGCGCTTAATGAATAA
- a CDS encoding EAL domain-containing protein, translating into MLRLCTITFWLLLLGLNSATVTAGLPVLVLNNEQLQQPVAVPALRVLQDASAELTASEVLPRIATQGELVQGIPQLGYSASAWWLAFELDAPAAERLLLIIDRPALDDIEVWLYSRDRLITPLYSGDHRAFLARGEPSPHVMLSLPRLGAGSHTVLLRVQSGSMVSVPIQLASAEQTSLLLAQHWLRSGLLLGALLSLTLFFMVRFGTLHEPPLLWFCLTLASITLYNATQHGVSDMLSVEWVWLPMQLANVANPGMLIFSSLFLISALRLELGRLRWLRDGLFGLILLVSGWTILSYGGYRSYQTLNLLIMLTALFHVLLLVRGVQQRRPYAVGYLLCWSAALLLMLLVPLSRSGVIPVLPGVNYLHTFLPVLSLLLFGGMLDKQLEQIRRALLHSKAQAQGNLQQYQALFSSSGEGIFRCTQSGTLIEANPSFSALLALPDTLVGLSMQQLLGAQHWGQLLAELEAEPTSSLECQMLGCDGQMHWVYLSLHKRLTHDCIEGMVVDLSERRALEERLHYLAAHDSLTGLLNRRELERLLRESLEQGAKQRFSHLLSLDLDQFKQVNDLCGHSAGDQLLRQLASHLQHHLPAEAQLARLGGDEFAVLLRDTANDTALQVAERLRSGVEQFVFTWQGRPFRVQVSIGLLAIDADVSDWEIALNWADSASQQAKHLGRNRVQQFNPADGVLLEHQRQLQWITRLREAIDQGHFELFYQPVMALQGENDGLRYEVLLRYRDPHSGEWISPGQFLGAAERYGLLGAIDRWVVMHLLQWLADNPRHLEQLVQVNFNLTASSLLNPHFHEMLHSELLRLNLPAHKLCIEVTEMVALGELGISAQWIQQLRSLGLKVALDDFGSGFASYAYLRHLPLDIVKIDGSFISGIENDPINQAMVSSMQQIARQLGLSTVAEFVESQATLDCVRGLGLDYAQGYFIDRPQPLTQLADSAQNDVPLQWVFDRP; encoded by the coding sequence ATGTTGCGTCTGTGTACCATTACCTTCTGGCTACTGTTACTGGGGCTGAACAGCGCTACGGTTACGGCTGGGCTGCCCGTGCTGGTGCTCAACAATGAGCAGCTGCAACAGCCCGTGGCGGTGCCGGCTTTGCGTGTGTTGCAGGATGCCAGTGCTGAACTGACGGCCAGCGAGGTATTGCCGCGCATCGCCACGCAAGGCGAGCTGGTGCAGGGCATACCGCAACTGGGCTATTCGGCGAGTGCCTGGTGGTTGGCGTTTGAGCTGGACGCGCCGGCGGCCGAACGCCTGTTGCTGATTATTGATCGCCCTGCGCTCGACGATATCGAAGTCTGGCTGTACAGCCGCGACCGCCTGATTACGCCGTTATACAGCGGCGATCATCGGGCCTTTCTGGCGCGTGGTGAACCCTCGCCGCATGTGATGTTGAGCCTGCCGCGCCTGGGTGCTGGGTCCCATACCGTGCTGCTGCGGGTGCAAAGCGGCTCGATGGTGAGTGTGCCGATCCAGTTGGCCAGCGCCGAACAGACCAGCCTGTTGTTGGCGCAGCATTGGCTGCGCAGCGGTTTGTTGCTGGGCGCCCTGTTGAGCCTGACCCTGTTCTTCATGGTGCGCTTCGGCACCCTGCATGAGCCGCCGCTGCTGTGGTTCTGCCTGACCCTGGCCAGCATAACGCTGTACAACGCCACGCAGCATGGTGTCAGCGACATGCTCAGCGTTGAGTGGGTGTGGTTGCCGATGCAGCTGGCCAACGTGGCCAACCCGGGCATGCTGATTTTCAGCAGCTTGTTTCTGATCAGCGCCTTGAGGCTTGAACTGGGGCGTCTGCGCTGGCTGCGCGATGGTTTATTTGGGCTGATTTTGCTGGTCAGTGGCTGGACCATCCTCAGCTACGGCGGTTACCGCTCTTATCAGACGCTCAACCTGCTGATCATGCTCACCGCTCTGTTCCATGTGCTCCTGCTGGTGCGCGGTGTGCAGCAGCGCCGGCCCTATGCTGTGGGCTATTTGCTGTGTTGGAGCGCGGCATTGCTGTTGATGCTGCTGGTGCCGTTGAGCCGTTCCGGGGTGATTCCCGTATTACCCGGGGTCAATTACCTGCACACCTTTTTGCCGGTGCTGAGCCTGCTGCTGTTTGGCGGCATGCTTGATAAGCAGTTGGAGCAGATCCGCCGAGCGCTGTTACACAGCAAAGCCCAAGCTCAGGGCAATCTGCAGCAATACCAGGCGTTGTTCAGCAGCAGTGGCGAGGGCATTTTCCGCTGTACCCAGAGCGGCACATTGATCGAAGCCAACCCAAGTTTCAGCGCGTTGTTGGCCCTGCCCGACACGCTTGTCGGCTTGTCCATGCAGCAGTTGCTGGGCGCCCAGCACTGGGGTCAATTGCTGGCAGAGCTGGAGGCCGAGCCGACCAGCAGTCTGGAGTGCCAAATGCTCGGCTGCGATGGGCAGATGCATTGGGTGTATTTATCCCTGCATAAACGCCTGACGCATGATTGCATCGAAGGCATGGTGGTCGATCTTAGCGAGCGCCGTGCCTTGGAAGAACGCCTGCATTATCTGGCCGCCCATGACTCGCTGACCGGCCTACTCAACCGCCGCGAGCTGGAGCGCCTGCTGCGCGAGAGCCTCGAGCAGGGGGCCAAACAGCGCTTTAGTCATTTGCTCAGCCTCGACCTGGATCAGTTCAAACAGGTCAACGACTTGTGTGGGCACTCAGCGGGCGATCAATTGTTGCGCCAGTTGGCCAGCCACCTGCAGCATCACTTGCCCGCCGAGGCGCAGTTGGCCCGTTTGGGCGGTGATGAGTTTGCTGTGCTGTTGCGCGACACCGCTAACGATACTGCGCTGCAGGTAGCCGAGCGCCTGCGCAGTGGCGTTGAGCAGTTTGTGTTTACCTGGCAGGGCCGGCCGTTTCGCGTGCAGGTCAGTATCGGTTTACTGGCCATCGATGCTGACGTGAGTGACTGGGAAATCGCGCTGAACTGGGCTGACAGTGCCAGCCAGCAGGCCAAGCACCTGGGGCGCAACCGGGTGCAACAGTTCAACCCAGCCGATGGCGTATTGCTTGAGCATCAGCGTCAGCTGCAATGGATCACCCGTCTGCGTGAGGCCATCGACCAAGGCCACTTCGAGCTGTTCTATCAGCCAGTAATGGCGTTGCAGGGCGAGAACGATGGCTTGCGCTATGAAGTGCTGCTGCGCTACCGCGACCCGCACAGCGGCGAGTGGATCAGCCCTGGGCAGTTTCTCGGGGCTGCCGAGCGCTACGGCTTGCTCGGCGCCATTGACCGCTGGGTGGTGATGCACTTGCTGCAATGGCTGGCGGATAACCCGAGGCATCTTGAGCAGTTGGTGCAGGTCAATTTCAACCTCACGGCCAGCTCGCTGCTTAATCCACACTTCCATGAAATGCTGCACAGCGAACTGCTGCGGCTTAATCTGCCGGCGCACAAGCTGTGCATCGAGGTCACCGAGATGGTGGCCCTGGGCGAGCTGGGCATCTCCGCGCAGTGGATTCAGCAGCTGCGCAGCCTTGGCCTGAAAGTGGCGCTGGATGATTTCGGCAGCGGCTTCGCCTCCTACGCCTACCTGCGGCATCTGCCGCTGGATATCGTCAAAATTGATGGCAGCTTTATCAGTGGCATCGAGAACGACCCGATCAATCAGGCCATGGTCAGTTCGATGCAGCAGATTGCCCGACAGCTGGGCCTGAGTACCGTGGCCGAGTTCGTTGAAAGCCAGGCCACCCTCGATTGCGTGCGCGGGTTGGGGCTTGATTATGCCCAAGGTTATTTTATCGACCGGCCGCAGCCGCTGACGCAACTGGCCGACAGCGCGCAAAATGACGTGCCGCTGCAGTGGGTGTTTGATCGGCCTTAA